A genomic stretch from Bacillus sp. E(2018) includes:
- a CDS encoding long-chain fatty acid--CoA ligase, producing the protein MNEIQNRPWDKYYRDVNEAIVFPEVSLYSFLADSENKYGDQPAITFNDQVITYSELKNKTDRLANSWRDRGFEKGERIGLMLGNHPDYIVSYYAAMSLGLIIVQINPSYTPREFLQILDDAKVSYIVADNRSLQTIYEIEEFYPFKYVMTSQVKKQKTDYFLTLDELIEQGSPLYCPVEIKAKDDIAVIQYTGGTTGKIKGAMLTHHNLTTNAYQSFTMYRQKYIPGKETVLTVTPLYHVYAMTSAMNVGIFLGANLLLLDKFDIDKMMKAIKKYRPTVFPGVPKMYTSIANYPNAEQFGLNSLKICSSGSAPLPVEVIRRFEEVSGATILEGFGMSETSPTTHRTPINGKRKVGSIGIPVPETDCCITDNEHNLLEPNYVGELLIRGPQVMKGYWNNESETKHALVNGWLRTGDLATMDHDGYFYIVGRKKEMIIFGGFNIYPQEIESVLYDHEDVKEAAVVGIPDEIHDEIVKAYVVPKEGRTIDTDALKSHCYSNLTPYKVPKSIEVRESLPRNGVGKLLKRLLVKEEMEKGVRVNE; encoded by the coding sequence ATGAACGAGATCCAGAACCGTCCATGGGACAAATACTACCGAGATGTGAACGAAGCAATAGTGTTTCCAGAAGTATCACTCTACTCATTTTTAGCAGACTCAGAAAACAAATATGGAGACCAACCCGCTATAACCTTTAATGATCAAGTTATCACGTATTCGGAATTAAAGAACAAGACAGATCGATTAGCAAACAGTTGGAGAGACCGAGGTTTTGAAAAAGGTGAACGTATCGGTTTGATGTTAGGCAATCACCCTGATTATATCGTTTCTTACTATGCGGCCATGTCGTTAGGGTTAATCATTGTTCAAATTAACCCTTCTTATACACCAAGAGAATTTCTGCAAATTTTGGACGATGCAAAAGTTTCTTATATTGTTGCAGATAATCGGTCATTGCAAACCATCTATGAGATTGAAGAATTCTACCCTTTTAAATACGTTATGACATCCCAGGTAAAAAAACAAAAAACAGATTACTTTCTTACCTTGGACGAGCTCATTGAACAAGGTTCACCATTATACTGCCCAGTCGAGATCAAGGCTAAAGATGATATAGCTGTCATTCAATACACAGGTGGGACGACAGGTAAAATAAAAGGTGCCATGTTAACTCATCATAATTTAACAACGAATGCGTATCAGAGTTTTACGATGTATAGACAAAAATATATTCCAGGTAAAGAAACGGTCTTAACCGTAACACCGCTTTATCATGTTTATGCGATGACGAGTGCAATGAATGTGGGCATTTTCTTAGGAGCTAACCTGTTATTATTGGACAAGTTTGATATCGATAAAATGATGAAGGCGATAAAAAAATACAGACCTACTGTTTTTCCAGGTGTTCCTAAAATGTATACTTCAATCGCTAATTACCCAAATGCAGAGCAGTTTGGATTAAACAGCTTGAAAATATGTTCTTCAGGATCAGCTCCTCTTCCTGTAGAAGTAATTAGAAGATTTGAAGAGGTTTCTGGCGCGACAATTCTAGAAGGATTCGGAATGTCTGAAACATCTCCTACCACCCATCGAACTCCGATCAATGGAAAACGGAAGGTAGGAAGCATCGGTATTCCAGTTCCAGAAACCGATTGCTGTATAACGGATAATGAGCATAACCTTCTCGAACCAAACTACGTAGGTGAGCTGTTGATCAGAGGTCCTCAAGTTATGAAAGGGTATTGGAACAATGAATCTGAAACGAAACATGCGCTTGTGAATGGTTGGCTCCGCACGGGTGATTTAGCAACGATGGATCATGATGGGTACTTTTATATCGTCGGAAGAAAAAAAGAAATGATTATTTTTGGTGGATTTAATATTTATCCGCAAGAAATTGAAAGCGTTTTATATGATCATGAAGATGTGAAGGAAGCAGCTGTAGTAGGCATTCCAGATGAAATACATGATGAGATCGTAAAAGCGTATGTTGTCCCTAAAGAAGGACGAACTATAGACACCGATGCACTGAAAAGTCATTGTTACTCCAATCTTACTCCATATAAAGTGCCAAAGAGTATTGAAGTGAGAGAAAGTCTCCCTAGGAATGGAGTAGGCAAGTTATTAAAAAGACTATTAGTTAAAGAAGAGATGGAAAAAGGAGTGAGAGTGAATGAATAA
- a CDS encoding MFS transporter, with product MRWIVLVLLFFGMIINFADKSIIGLAAAPIMEDFNLSYTEWGLVGSSYYWLYPVTGIFGAAWADRIGAKKVLGLLMLTWAVLQFGVLAITALPLLIAYRILLGAFEGPFSPVAYSHANKWFPPKLRGLANSVVVSGATVGAMVVAPILVALISTLGWKPAFACLGAASIVWAVAFHFFTKENPLKVFEEKEKKRKEKLEKINLKDFGRLLLSPSALFTTLAYFSTYFLVVWIAVWLPIYLVEVVEMTSKQMGLAVMIIGIVSTFIYIGVSFISDHLYKKNENWRISRVYVVGISMVIGALLMASITFYQNPVWVIIAMCLSKGLTYAILPIGPTIMINEMPERGGLMTSILTSSGNLAGIIAPIITGYIIAISDSSKITGYNYSVLFMAFLVLTFALLFLLFVKPDSTYKERSQGQMEVLEKKIN from the coding sequence ATGCGTTGGATCGTCCTCGTTTTATTATTCTTTGGAATGATCATTAATTTTGCAGACAAGTCTATTATTGGACTTGCTGCAGCTCCAATTATGGAGGACTTTAATCTTTCCTATACGGAATGGGGTCTTGTTGGGAGCAGCTATTACTGGTTGTATCCGGTAACAGGTATATTTGGAGCAGCCTGGGCTGACAGAATAGGAGCTAAGAAAGTATTAGGATTACTGATGTTAACATGGGCAGTTCTGCAATTTGGAGTGTTAGCGATCACTGCCTTACCGTTATTAATTGCTTATCGTATCCTACTTGGAGCATTTGAGGGACCATTCAGCCCAGTGGCATATAGTCATGCGAATAAGTGGTTTCCTCCTAAACTGCGAGGTCTTGCTAATTCAGTAGTCGTATCAGGTGCAACAGTAGGTGCCATGGTGGTTGCCCCTATTCTTGTGGCATTGATTAGCACGTTGGGATGGAAACCTGCTTTTGCTTGTTTAGGTGCTGCAAGTATCGTTTGGGCGGTTGCTTTTCATTTTTTTACGAAAGAAAATCCATTGAAAGTATTTGAAGAAAAGGAGAAGAAGCGAAAGGAGAAACTAGAAAAAATCAATCTAAAAGATTTTGGCAGATTACTGCTATCTCCTTCTGCATTATTTACAACACTCGCTTACTTTTCAACCTATTTCCTGGTCGTTTGGATCGCGGTTTGGCTGCCGATCTACTTAGTGGAAGTTGTGGAAATGACATCTAAGCAAATGGGTTTAGCCGTGATGATTATCGGTATAGTGTCCACGTTTATCTATATCGGAGTGTCTTTTATTTCTGATCATCTATACAAGAAAAATGAGAATTGGCGGATTTCCAGAGTTTATGTTGTAGGAATCTCTATGGTGATTGGAGCGTTATTAATGGCTTCTATTACCTTTTATCAAAATCCGGTATGGGTAATTATAGCCATGTGTTTGTCTAAGGGGTTAACTTATGCAATTTTACCAATTGGCCCAACCATTATGATCAACGAGATGCCAGAACGAGGAGGTTTAATGACCAGTATCCTCACTTCATCTGGCAATCTTGCAGGTATAATCGCGCCAATCATTACTGGATATATTATTGCGATCTCCGATTCTAGTAAGATTACCGGATATAACTATTCTGTGCTGTTTATGGCTTTTCTCGTATTGACTTTTGCACTGCTGTTTCTACTATTTGTTAAACCTGATTCCACGTACAAGGAAAGGTCACAGGGTCAGATGGAAGTGTTAGAAAAGAAGATCAATTAG
- a CDS encoding acyl-CoA dehydrogenase family protein has translation MITTLAPEIEQMKQMVKNFVENEVEPYAQQIEEDDKIPQHLVVQAKELGLFGMSIPEEYGGIGLNTVGKATVLEQLGRTHNGFVSLIGAHTGIGSTGLVKLASEELKQKYLPAMATGDRIAAFALSEPGAGSDATNLSTRAVKNGDKWILNGTKHFITNAPIADFFTVFALTDKEKGAKGGITAFLIERNSPGFSIGKKDKKMGLRGSYTAQLIFEDCEVPEENVIGEVGMGYMSALKILGEGRIGLAARAVGSCDKLIELSASYAKERKQFGKPIADNQAIQWMLADMATETEAARLLTLKAAQMVDEGKKVIKEASMAKLFASDVFNRVADKAVQIHGGMGYVSDYPVERFYRDARITKIYEGTNEIQRLIISRRILEEN, from the coding sequence ATGATTACGACATTAGCCCCAGAAATTGAACAGATGAAACAAATGGTGAAAAACTTTGTTGAAAACGAGGTAGAGCCTTATGCTCAACAAATTGAAGAGGATGATAAGATACCGCAACATTTGGTAGTACAAGCAAAAGAACTTGGTTTATTTGGGATGAGTATCCCAGAGGAATATGGCGGAATCGGTTTAAATACAGTTGGAAAAGCAACGGTGCTGGAACAGCTTGGACGCACTCACAATGGATTTGTGAGTTTAATAGGTGCTCATACCGGCATCGGAAGTACGGGACTTGTAAAACTTGCTTCGGAAGAGCTCAAGCAGAAATACTTACCAGCGATGGCGACAGGTGATAGGATCGCTGCGTTTGCTCTATCTGAACCTGGTGCTGGATCTGATGCGACCAACTTATCAACTCGAGCTGTGAAAAATGGTGATAAATGGATCTTGAATGGAACGAAACACTTTATTACCAATGCTCCGATCGCCGATTTTTTCACAGTCTTTGCTTTAACAGATAAAGAAAAAGGGGCTAAAGGCGGAATAACTGCCTTTTTGATTGAGAGGAATTCACCTGGATTTAGTATAGGGAAAAAAGATAAAAAAATGGGTTTACGTGGATCTTATACAGCGCAACTCATATTTGAAGATTGTGAAGTACCTGAAGAGAACGTGATTGGTGAAGTTGGTATGGGCTATATGTCTGCTTTAAAGATATTGGGAGAGGGACGAATAGGATTAGCTGCAAGAGCAGTAGGTTCATGTGACAAACTGATCGAGCTCTCTGCATCTTATGCAAAGGAACGGAAACAGTTTGGAAAACCGATTGCTGATAATCAAGCTATTCAATGGATGTTAGCAGATATGGCAACCGAAACGGAAGCCGCTCGCTTGTTAACGTTGAAAGCAGCGCAAATGGTCGATGAAGGAAAGAAAGTAATTAAAGAAGCTTCTATGGCTAAATTATTTGCAAGTGATGTGTTCAATAGAGTGGCCGATAAAGCTGTTCAAATTCATGGCGGAATGGGTTACGTTTCCGATTATCCTGTTGAGCGGTTCTACAGAGATGCAAGGATCACAAAGATTTATGAAGGGACCAATGAGATTCAACGGTTAATTATCTCGAGAAGAATTCTTGAAGAAAATTAA
- a CDS encoding sigma 54-interacting transcriptional regulator, with translation MSVILEKDTISFFYIEATLNNVILIMNDRLKEEINNTVINESIETVFDEWKPTSGGNLIQARLKDKNFIFIKDKISGNRFVYVGIVSAELQKKSEEVKELQRLNLHLDAIIESSYDGIYITDKDGITLRTNSAIERITGIPKEYYINKKVDDLVKRGILENSITDKVIQKKKSVTHIQLSYSGRETLLTGNPVFNENGEVESVVTNIRDLSELNSLQKALSQANKLNESYQKEIERLKGSASLFGGKTVVEADQMKLIYDTASRIADVSATVLILGETGVGKDVLAKYIYNKSERKRSGTFVKVNCGAIPPDLLESELFGYAPGAFTGANKQGKPGLFELADKGVLFLDEVGEMQSNLQVKLLKVIQEKEIQRVGGTVTKKVDVRIIAATNRNLKEMVQLGTFREDLFYRLNVVPLFIPALRERRKEIPSLISLFLEQINQKYNTAKVIDSELNAFFYKYSFPGNIRELSNVLEQLVLLNSEDLLGLRHLPEEYQSSKASMNETEIQTLKEVVENAERKYLSQAAIKYTTTYELAKALDTSQPTIVRKLKKYNIRLNE, from the coding sequence ATGTCAGTAATATTGGAGAAGGACACGATTTCTTTTTTCTATATAGAAGCAACTCTAAACAATGTAATCTTAATAATGAATGATCGATTGAAAGAAGAAATAAACAACACTGTTATAAATGAATCAATTGAAACAGTATTCGATGAGTGGAAACCAACATCAGGAGGCAATTTAATTCAAGCTCGTTTGAAGGATAAGAACTTTATTTTTATTAAAGATAAAATATCAGGTAATAGGTTTGTTTACGTAGGAATCGTTTCTGCTGAATTGCAAAAGAAGTCTGAAGAAGTGAAAGAACTTCAGAGATTGAATCTTCACCTTGATGCTATCATTGAAAGTTCATACGATGGCATTTATATAACAGATAAAGACGGAATTACGTTACGGACAAACTCTGCCATTGAACGAATAACAGGAATACCAAAGGAATATTACATAAATAAAAAAGTGGATGATCTAGTGAAAAGAGGAATTCTTGAAAACTCGATCACAGATAAAGTCATCCAAAAGAAGAAAAGTGTCACACACATTCAATTAAGCTATTCTGGACGCGAAACTCTGCTTACAGGAAATCCTGTTTTTAATGAAAACGGTGAAGTTGAAAGTGTCGTTACCAATATACGTGATCTATCTGAATTAAACAGTTTACAAAAAGCACTTAGTCAGGCGAATAAGTTAAACGAAAGTTACCAAAAAGAAATAGAACGCTTAAAAGGGAGCGCATCTTTATTTGGTGGAAAAACAGTTGTTGAGGCGGATCAGATGAAACTTATCTACGATACAGCGAGTCGAATTGCGGATGTATCGGCAACTGTACTTATTTTAGGAGAAACTGGGGTAGGTAAGGATGTACTGGCAAAGTACATCTATAATAAAAGCGAGAGAAAAAGAAGTGGCACGTTTGTTAAAGTAAATTGTGGTGCTATTCCTCCTGATCTCTTAGAATCTGAATTGTTTGGGTATGCACCGGGAGCCTTTACAGGTGCAAACAAACAGGGAAAACCAGGTTTGTTTGAATTAGCTGATAAAGGCGTATTATTTTTAGATGAAGTTGGAGAGATGCAGTCGAACCTTCAGGTGAAACTGTTAAAAGTTATTCAAGAAAAAGAGATTCAACGTGTTGGCGGAACAGTAACTAAGAAAGTGGATGTACGTATTATTGCTGCTACGAACCGTAACTTAAAAGAGATGGTGCAACTGGGAACATTTAGAGAGGATTTATTTTATCGACTAAATGTTGTTCCTTTATTCATACCAGCCCTTCGTGAAAGAAGGAAGGAGATCCCTAGTTTAATTTCATTATTTTTGGAACAAATCAACCAAAAGTACAACACAGCAAAAGTAATAGATTCAGAGCTCAATGCTTTTTTTTACAAGTATTCTTTTCCGGGTAATATAAGAGAGCTTTCAAATGTATTAGAGCAGCTTGTCCTTCTTAACAGTGAGGATTTATTGGGACTGAGACATTTACCAGAGGAATATCAGTCAAGTAAAGCTTCAATGAATGAAACAGAAATTCAAACATTAAAAGAAGTTGTTGAAAATGCAGAAAGAAAATATTTAAGTCAAGCAGCAATCAAATACACAACCACCTATGAACTTGCTAAAGCTCTTGATACAAGTCAGCCAACAATCGTAAGAAAACTAAAAAAATATAATATCCGTTTAAATGAGTAA
- a CDS encoding CotD family spore coat protein produces the protein MALFKRPGIFAKKGMVPNIGAMGPTMGAMGQMAPTMGAMQQMPQMGGCGYPAVSPSQYYPPQVMPAQFSPTNQQVQYNQQDVYVPMIHPTQTTQVNQMNYKYVHYFPQNTNVVNQATQQNLCGTVQPIMAPCPPPCPPPCGPWRKK, from the coding sequence TTGGCTTTATTTAAACGCCCTGGCATTTTTGCCAAAAAGGGAATGGTTCCTAATATAGGTGCAATGGGACCTACGATGGGAGCAATGGGACAGATGGCGCCTACGATGGGAGCTATGCAACAGATGCCACAGATGGGTGGATGTGGATACCCTGCAGTATCACCGTCTCAATACTATCCTCCACAAGTTATGCCTGCACAGTTTAGTCCTACGAATCAACAAGTTCAATATAACCAGCAAGATGTATATGTTCCGATGATTCATCCAACTCAAACGACTCAAGTCAACCAGATGAACTACAAATATGTACATTACTTCCCGCAGAACACGAACGTCGTAAACCAAGCAACGCAGCAAAATCTTTGTGGTACGGTACAACCAATCATGGCACCTTGTCCCCCGCCATGCCCTCCTCCATGTGGTCCTTGGAGAAAGAAATAA
- a CDS encoding short-chain fatty acid transporter, whose protein sequence is MRLLISFSNRLMQRYMPDPFLLVILLTFFVCGLALFATDSTPVQIVNYWGTGFWSLLTFSMQMVLILVTGHVMASSPLFKKLLGSLAKIPKTPGQAIVLVTLVALIACWINWGFGLIIGALFAKEIAMKVKGVDYRLLIASAYSGFIIWSGGLSGSVVLTIATPGHFTENIMGVVPTSETIFSSFNFIILAGLFIMVPLINRLMVPPIEKAFIIDPALLDEKDSLEAASKEDTLQTPADRLENSQLLSILIGLLGITYLIYYFTKNGFSLNLDIVNFLFLFIGIILHKTPRLFLKAVTDAVKNASGIIIQFPFYAGLMGIVTSSGLVAVLSNMLISFSNEHTFHLFTLWSAGLVNFFVPSGGGQWAVQGPVMLEAAQNLGVSLSRTAMAVAWGDAWTNMIQPFYALPALAIAGLKAKDIMGYGLVMMIITGVFISGVFLLL, encoded by the coding sequence TTGAGACTTTTAATTTCATTTTCAAACAGGTTGATGCAAAGGTATATGCCCGATCCCTTTCTATTGGTCATCTTACTGACATTTTTCGTATGTGGTTTAGCTCTATTTGCAACAGATAGCACCCCTGTACAAATCGTTAATTATTGGGGTACAGGTTTTTGGAGTTTATTAACGTTTTCCATGCAGATGGTGTTAATTTTAGTGACCGGTCACGTGATGGCAAGCTCACCATTGTTCAAGAAACTATTAGGTTCTTTAGCAAAAATCCCAAAAACACCAGGACAAGCTATCGTACTAGTAACGTTAGTCGCGCTCATCGCATGCTGGATCAATTGGGGCTTCGGACTTATAATAGGTGCTCTATTCGCAAAGGAAATCGCCATGAAAGTAAAAGGTGTCGACTACCGGTTATTAATCGCAAGTGCTTATAGTGGCTTTATCATATGGAGTGGAGGCCTATCGGGCTCTGTTGTCTTAACAATCGCTACACCAGGACACTTTACCGAAAACATTATGGGCGTTGTTCCAACGAGTGAGACGATCTTTTCATCGTTCAACTTCATTATTCTAGCCGGCCTATTTATCATGGTACCGCTCATTAACAGATTAATGGTTCCACCAATTGAAAAAGCGTTTATAATTGATCCAGCATTATTAGATGAAAAGGATTCTTTAGAAGCAGCAAGTAAAGAAGACACACTTCAAACTCCTGCCGATCGACTTGAAAATAGTCAGTTATTATCTATACTCATTGGGCTATTAGGAATCACATACTTAATCTATTATTTCACTAAAAATGGATTCAGCTTAAATCTGGATATTGTAAACTTTTTATTCCTATTCATCGGTATCATCTTACATAAAACACCACGGTTATTTTTGAAAGCGGTTACGGATGCTGTGAAAAATGCGAGCGGAATAATTATACAGTTTCCTTTTTACGCAGGACTAATGGGGATTGTCACTTCATCTGGATTAGTAGCCGTTCTATCCAATATGCTTATTTCCTTTTCTAACGAACATACTTTTCATTTATTTACTTTATGGAGTGCTGGCCTCGTTAACTTTTTTGTTCCGTCTGGCGGTGGACAATGGGCGGTTCAAGGACCTGTTATGTTAGAAGCAGCACAAAACTTAGGCGTTTCGTTATCAAGAACGGCTATGGCTGTAGCTTGGGGTGATGCATGGACAAACATGATCCAACCATTCTATGCCCTTCCTGCTTTAGCTATTGCTGGATTAAAAGCAAAAGACATCATGGGATACGGTCTTGTTATGATGATCATTACAGGGGTATTCATCTCTGGAGTATTTTTGTTGCTATAA
- a CDS encoding phosphatidylglycerophosphatase A — protein sequence MNNRVHSREVEAAARRLLNERGVTIPEIAEIVYEMQIPFSPGLTKEECIESVDAVLMKREIQHAILVGVELDIFAEQRKLSEPLQSIVEQDEGLFGVDETIALGAVFGYGSIAVTTFGHLDKFKMGIIQKLDTKIANGKVHTFLDDLVASIAANASSRLAHRLRDKQERLDLEEIKIRDEEEKIG from the coding sequence TTGAATAATAGAGTGCACAGTAGAGAAGTCGAAGCAGCTGCCAGAAGGCTGTTGAATGAAAGAGGAGTCACAATTCCTGAAATCGCTGAAATCGTATATGAAATGCAGATCCCATTTTCACCTGGCTTAACGAAAGAAGAATGTATAGAGAGCGTTGATGCTGTTCTCATGAAGCGTGAGATCCAGCATGCTATTCTAGTCGGAGTAGAACTTGATATTTTTGCCGAACAAAGAAAATTATCTGAACCACTACAAAGTATCGTTGAACAAGATGAAGGTTTGTTTGGGGTAGATGAAACAATCGCACTAGGTGCGGTTTTCGGATATGGCTCTATAGCTGTTACAACGTTTGGTCATCTAGACAAATTTAAGATGGGTATTATTCAAAAATTAGATACAAAGATAGCGAATGGTAAAGTGCATACATTCTTGGATGACCTTGTTGCAAGCATTGCAGCCAACGCCTCAAGTCGACTCGCACACAGACTTCGAGATAAACAGGAGCGGCTTGATCTTGAAGAGATTAAGATTCGTGATGAGGAAGAGAAGATTGGATAA
- a CDS encoding alpha/beta hydrolase-fold protein, with the protein MAILKGSISDEKIYSNYLDEEIELLIYLPSKFTPLVKYPILIAQDGRDYFQLGKLAKTADRLMEEENLQSCIIVGVNHKGINDRKAKYDPTGEKHENYIRFMAFELTSYLNEKFNTLQLGAGMGLIGDSLGGYIAFKLSILYPNTFGKVIVQSPYVPNSLIETVESIDQLQTLTIYHSIGDEEEKFTNPEGITKDFLTPNRQLNKLLNNLALDYEYAEFQGNHLWVNWQKDLVPALRFLYSD; encoded by the coding sequence ATGGCCATACTTAAAGGTTCTATTTCAGATGAAAAAATATACAGCAACTACTTAGATGAGGAGATCGAATTGCTCATCTATCTGCCTTCTAAGTTCACTCCACTCGTTAAATACCCGATTCTAATCGCACAAGATGGCAGAGACTACTTTCAGTTAGGAAAACTGGCCAAAACCGCCGATCGACTAATGGAAGAAGAAAATTTACAGAGCTGTATCATTGTTGGTGTAAATCATAAAGGAATTAATGATCGAAAAGCAAAATATGACCCTACTGGAGAAAAGCACGAAAATTATATTCGATTCATGGCTTTTGAACTTACCTCTTACCTTAATGAGAAGTTTAACACGCTCCAACTTGGGGCAGGCATGGGCTTAATTGGAGATTCGCTTGGTGGTTACATAGCATTTAAGTTAAGTATTCTGTATCCGAATACGTTCGGTAAAGTAATCGTACAGTCTCCTTACGTTCCTAATAGCCTGATTGAGACCGTTGAATCGATTGACCAGTTGCAAACGTTGACCATTTATCACTCAATAGGTGATGAAGAAGAAAAGTTTACGAATCCTGAAGGAATAACCAAAGATTTTTTAACACCTAACCGACAGCTGAATAAGCTTCTAAATAATTTGGCGCTTGATTATGAATACGCTGAGTTTCAAGGAAATCATCTCTGGGTAAATTGGCAGAAAGACTTAGTTCCCGCTTTAAGGTTTCTTTACAGCGACTAG
- a CDS encoding YjcG family protein — MKYGIAIFPSKNLQDKVNSYRKRYDPHYALIAPHITLKEPFEATEEELQEQIAYISSVAKNIDPFSILINKVGSFHPVNNAIFLKINEAEEIKSLHDQLYSGPLEHQQPYNFVPHLTLGQKLSDEEHSDVLERLRMIDIEHEERIDRFQLLYQLDNGSWTVYETFRLGKGVL, encoded by the coding sequence ATGAAATACGGTATTGCCATTTTTCCATCAAAAAATCTACAAGATAAAGTGAATTCCTACCGAAAGCGGTATGACCCGCATTATGCCCTTATCGCACCTCACATAACACTTAAGGAGCCATTTGAGGCAACAGAGGAAGAACTTCAAGAACAAATTGCTTATATTTCTTCTGTTGCAAAGAACATAGATCCGTTTTCTATTTTAATTAATAAAGTAGGATCGTTCCATCCCGTTAACAACGCTATTTTCTTAAAGATTAATGAGGCAGAAGAAATAAAGTCATTGCATGATCAATTGTACTCTGGTCCTCTTGAACACCAACAACCATACAATTTTGTTCCACATCTAACACTTGGACAAAAACTATCTGATGAAGAACATTCAGACGTTTTAGAACGTTTGCGTATGATTGATATTGAGCATGAAGAACGTATAGATCGTTTTCAACTTCTCTATCAACTTGATAACGGTTCTTGGACGGTCTATGAAACATTTCGTCTTGGAAAAGGAGTTTTATAA
- a CDS encoding GNAT family N-acetyltransferase — MIKTYTTNEQGFQDALAVRRDVFVREQQIDEKEEIDNNEDVSLHFVLYDDNKPIGAARLREVNGEGKVERVCILSSHRKKGLGEELMNAMETAAIERSLPSLILYAQTQAEDFYKKLGYLTTSNEPFLDANIPHVAMKKALKSS, encoded by the coding sequence TTGATTAAAACATATACAACGAACGAGCAAGGCTTTCAAGATGCACTAGCTGTAAGAAGGGATGTTTTTGTTCGCGAACAGCAGATTGATGAAAAAGAAGAAATTGATAACAATGAAGATGTCTCTCTGCATTTTGTTCTTTACGATGATAACAAACCGATTGGTGCGGCTAGACTTCGTGAAGTGAATGGAGAAGGAAAAGTAGAACGCGTTTGTATATTGTCTTCTCATCGAAAAAAAGGACTTGGAGAAGAATTGATGAACGCTATGGAAACAGCGGCCATCGAACGTTCTTTACCTAGCCTTATATTATATGCACAAACACAGGCAGAAGACTTTTATAAAAAACTGGGGTATCTTACAACTTCAAATGAACCATTTCTTGATGCTAACATTCCGCATGTTGCTATGAAAAAAGCATTGAAGTCGTCGTAA
- a CDS encoding DUF421 domain-containing protein: MNIHVGQLTTELIVGFIALFLLTKVLGKTQISQITPFDFISSIFLGELVGNAMYDDETSIFVILYAIVIWGSMVYIVEIISQKFKGTRKFLEGAPTIVIRNGLIDRDMLKKSKLDINQLQNLVRQKGFFGLREVEYAILESNGSLSILPKYQYGPPSRQDLSLQSQEQPELPITLILDGELNHDNLSTAGLTKNELLEQIHKQGYSGIKEIVYAEFSEGELLVMPCTKPNK, translated from the coding sequence ATGAACATTCATGTTGGGCAGTTGACGACCGAACTAATCGTAGGGTTTATTGCTCTCTTTTTATTAACAAAAGTATTAGGAAAAACGCAGATTTCACAGATAACGCCCTTTGATTTTATATCTTCTATCTTCTTAGGTGAATTAGTCGGTAATGCGATGTACGATGATGAGACTTCTATATTCGTCATTTTGTATGCCATTGTAATTTGGGGATCGATGGTTTATATTGTTGAAATTATTTCTCAGAAATTTAAAGGAACACGAAAATTTCTGGAAGGTGCTCCAACTATCGTCATTCGTAACGGACTAATTGATCGTGACATGCTCAAAAAGAGCAAGCTGGATATCAACCAACTTCAAAACTTAGTTAGACAAAAAGGGTTTTTCGGTTTAAGAGAAGTTGAATATGCCATATTAGAATCTAATGGATCTTTAAGCATATTGCCTAAATATCAATATGGCCCTCCTAGCAGACAGGATTTGAGCTTGCAAAGTCAGGAGCAGCCTGAATTACCAATTACACTTATATTAGATGGTGAACTGAACCATGATAACCTCTCAACAGCTGGTCTCACAAAAAATGAACTGTTAGAACAAATACACAAACAAGGCTACTCTGGTATTAAAGAAATCGTTTATGCCGAATTCTCAGAAGGTGAGCTATTAGTTATGCCTTGTACGAAGCCGAATAAATGA